Below is a window of Quercus robur chromosome 6, dhQueRobu3.1, whole genome shotgun sequence DNA.
TGCATTATTGCAACGACCAAGAACTGCCTTGCCACGAACTAGCTCCTAACCAACTCCTTAATTCGATCCTCAGATGGatatttcatctttaaatgCAGAGTGGAGGAAATAGCTCCTAGGGCATGAAGCTAAGGTCTTGCTACAATGGCTGTGTAGGGAGAATAAGTACCCTTTTACAATAAAATCCATCTCCACCACCTCTGATCTTGCTTGTACGGGAAGTCGAATCTGGCCCCTTGGAATAACAACTTTCTCGTCGAAGCTTACCAAAGGTGAATCATAAGTTGTCAAGTCCTTAGGTTTCAAGCTCAGTTCGTTGTACAAATCAGGGTACATAATCTCTGCCCTATTGCCTTGATTCACCATCACCCTCCTAACATCATATCCCCCTATCCTGAGGatgaccaccaaggcatcatcatgtggctgtACGGTTCCAACCTTGTTCTTCTTAGAGAAACTTATCGATGGTTGGTTTTCCACTCTAGCCCTCTTTAGCTCAGGTCTAGAGTCCTCGGCTGGTGGTCGGGCTACAGACATCACCCTAGAAGGGTGAGAACCAGTTCTTCCTAGGGCCGCAAAGATGACATTAATGGTGTCCAAAGGGGCTCTAGAAAAAGCATTCCTTTGAAATCTTGATCCTGTTTGACCCCTTGGTTCATTGGGCTGATGTAGGAATTGTTTCAGCCTCCCTTCCTTGACCAGTTGCACCAGATGACTTCTTAAGGTTCTACAATCTTCTGTGGTGTGTCCTTGGTcctggtggtattggcaataaaggCTTTGATTGCGCTTCATGGGGTCACCtcccatcttatttggccacttaaagaatggctcgttcttgattttctcaaaaactTGGTGTACTGTTTCTCGGAACACCATGTTAATCATTTGAGTAGTGGTAGACACTAATTTCCCAGCAAAGTCCCTGTGAGGCCGGTTATTGTTGTAGTGGTccctcttgaaatccctcttctcctgagggataaccttagccTTCCCTTTCCCTTGTTGTTGGTCCTTCTTAACCCGCTTATACTTATCAATTCGGCCCATGAGTTGGCACACACTGTTAGTGGGTTTCCTGGTCAAaaatttccttaagccatgctcgacAGGTAGGTCGACCTTGAAGGTCCTTATGGCTATGTTATCAAAATCCCCATCTATTTCATTgaacatctcccagtatctaTCCGAGTACGTTTTTAGGGTCTCCCTTTCTCGCATGGTCATTGACAACAGGGATTTTAAAGGCTGAGGAACTCTACTGCATGTAATAAAGCGAGATCCAGATGCCCAGGTGAGTTTTTGAAAGAATCAATAGAACCTGCCTCCAagccatcaaaccacctcatggCCATAGGCTTCAGACTTGATAGGAATACCTTGCACATTAAGGTCTCGTTCTTAGAGTGGACAGTCATTCTTTGGTTGAAGTGGCTCATGTGCTCCACAGGATCTGTTTGaccattgtacatggtgaaCGTTGGCTGAGTGAACCGTCGATGAAGTCTCCTTCCCTTGATTCTGCGCGTGAAAGGTGACCTGGAAATTTGATTCAACGCCTTGCTTATAGAGTCATTTCCTAGGCCTTTGCAAGATGGACTCTTATTCCTACGCCTTTGGTGGTAGTCCCTATCACACGAGAAAGATTCACTAGGGGGGGGGGTCCTTGACTTGGGCCTATAACTACTATCCTCCTCAACACCAGAAGAGAAATTAGAATTGGAGGGAGTTCGCCTTCGCCGTTCGTGGTGTAATTTCCTTTTCAGATGATCAATATTTAGTTGCATGGCTTTGGTATTCTCCTCATGAGAAAGGTGGCTTCCGCTTTGAGATAGGCTTCCACTAGTATGGGTGGTATGCACACTAACCTCCTGACCCCTTCTTCGCTCAAGATTAACAAAATGATCTTGACGTTGGGACCCCATAGATTCCTCCCGATTCGGACTTGAACCTACCATAATTGAATGTTAAACTCACCATAACACTAGAGTTTTCCCACAAAtagcgccaattgtaaggacttaATTTAGATCCTAAGCCTAAGAGTTAAAAGGAtctaggcccaaagagcccaatacaatgaatttgtagagagtgggttgaaaaACTAGATTATAATGAGTTGGGTAGCAATTATAGTGGATCCAAATGACAATAACGTAGAGATAGACTGGTTTTTACTAAAGAAAATAGTCCTCGGTACAGTCTGAGGAGattagttcttgtatatatttcttgaatttgattacaagtacGGTTCTTAGTGCTACAATATTCTTCCCTTAATTTTTCGATCCCCTTCTCTCAGTGCctcctttctattttatactatcttttCCCTTTCATCTCTGTCCTCCACGTGTTGATTAGATTGTTGGTGCTGATCTCTGTCACATCAGCGCCTTCCTGAGGTCTCTAGggagtagttgtaaggctgataactactgttcaggtatcactttcTCATCaatgcggctagagagttagctgcagagcattcaatgcagtggtagcagcttttccttagatatttcccaCCTCCCATTTGTCTTGTACGTTCATAACATATATCTTTATCAATAGAATTTCCTAGAATGCCACCCTGGATGACAAAACAAACTTTCTGTCCTCTGCTGCATTTAGCCGAGAAGATACTCCTTCTCAGCTTACCTTCCCCAGCCTTCTCATTTATAGCTCGCTCATGGAGTCCTGAGCCTTACATATTCATTATTGTTTGTCTGTCCTCGGACCGCAAAGTGTCCTCGAACAAGGCCTAAGGCCCAACATATGTTCTTGGGCCCCTATCCCTACAATATTATTAGtaaatgtaataataataaattatgcATTACTAAATGAATAATGACTaaataattacaacaacaaaaaatccaaaaaatatttctttcgTAGTACATTACcctataattaaaaacaattccTAAAGGAGAGAATGTGTCATTAAACTAATAGTACACCTACATTAATTAGATATCCTTAAATAGCTTGAATTAAATGGCTAATTAAGAAACAATTTAAAGGACTAATTAATTTggattcttatatatatatatatatatatatatagacaacgtttagctacaaaattggttgtagcctaagactacaacctttcttaataaaataaatattactacatattttgaaaatctaatcgttaaattacatgttctttacgctcataatacacatgtcaaattttgtgtcaatcagatattatttattatataatctataagcttatattttatgcataattttaaactacaaaaacttgcaatttaaacaatttattgatgacataactattgatctttaatttttaaaaattttgcaagcatagaggataaaaaaaaaaaaaaagatgtaatccaacggtggatttgtcaaaattcacccccaataaaaagatattgagtaatgTTGTAGCCTTATACTATAACCAggtttgtagctaaactttgtcatatatatatatatatatatatgagatgggttcaagttacatatgatgtaactctaaagagttacacattttttaaatgagaaatgctatgtctacaacatttctacaacatttttacaacaaatcctaagtggcaagttgttactggttgtttttgttggggcaaaaaagtaatcttagtgttagttttaaatttgaaccaataacaactaaccacccatgatttgttgtaaaaatgttgtagacgtagcatctctctttttaaattggatttaagtagatccaatggtaaaaataaaaacattcattaatgctaatattctgATTAGGATCTCATTAATTATCCGTTATTTATTACATTCCATATCTAtgtctaaacctaaaaaaaaaaaaaaggtatgcgtctttctctctaattttttccTCCATTGCacgtctctttctctctctctctctttctcctccaccACTCTTCCACCTCTATGCTTTATTTGATACTTTCCAATATTCCCCTTACCCTCTGGTTAGTCTCCcactttttttcccttattatAATTTCTTAGATAGAactattttattgtattcaactaTATTTTAGTACaacattaaaaattttggtgggTGTGTTGGTTCTTTTTATATACAATAAACCTTTCAATTGATCATTTTTTAATCTTGTAagattttctctctaaaaatttaataattgcCACctccctcttttttatttttgggggtgggggtggtgCTCCTTTCATTTGAAGATAACAACACCTTATGGAAGTAGTAGTAGTATTGGCTTGctctaattttttaaacaggCTCTTAAAGTAAGATTTATCACCTATAGCTGATTGTGAAGACTTAAAACAAACACTTCATTTTGAAGGGAAATGCTAGAAGGCTCATTGACAAACGTTTTGATGGGAATACAAAATGTATTATTAGTGACTAAGAATTTTTGTAGGATTGAGAGTGATTAT
It encodes the following:
- the LOC126690099 gene encoding uncharacterized protein LOC126690099 — protein: MRERETLKTYSDRYWEMFNEIDGDFDNIAIRTFKVDLPVEHGLRKFLTRKPTNSVCQLMGRIDKYKRVKKDQQQGKGKAKVIPQEKRDFKRDHYNNNRPHRDFAGKLVSTTTQMINMVFRETDQGHTTEDCRTLRSHLVQLVKEGRLKQFLHQPNEPRGQTGSRFQRNAFSRAPLDTINVIFAALGRTGSHPSRVMSVARPPAEDSRPELKRARVENQPSISFSKKNKVGTVQPHDDALVVILRIGGYDVRRVMVNQGNRAEIMYPDLYNELSLKPKDLTTYDSPLVSFDEKVVIPRGQIRLPVQARSEVVEMDFIVKGYLFSLHSHCSKTLASCPRSYFLHSAFKDEISI